Proteins co-encoded in one Brassica oleracea var. oleracea cultivar TO1000 chromosome C4, BOL, whole genome shotgun sequence genomic window:
- the LOC106339678 gene encoding cyclin-dependent kinase inhibitor 4-like translates to MKSVGKMGKYIKKSKLDGESLPLMDVSPSPLGVLTRAKSLALQRRLQKPSPSSSSPSKQKTTTDCVGGGGGSYLQLRSRRLQKKPPIVVIRRRKKQRRVRNPNPSPQNQDSGRGSGGGDGSRSDSVGESGVCGKAKDFNGEINVAELQGSESFNRTTRESTPCSLMRKPESPGSSTKLNNGVSDNSNEREESLSGSRGHLPTTPEMDEFFSGAEEEQQKIFIDKYNFDPVNEQPLPGRFEWKKVDD, encoded by the exons ATGAAAAGCGTCGGGAAAATGGGGAAATACATAAAGAAGAGCAAACTCGACGGAGAATCTCTACCTCTAATGGACGTCTCTCCTTCTCCCCTCGGTGTCCTCACTCGAGCCAAATCCCTAGCTCTCCAGCGCCGCCTTCAAAAACCCTCGCCTTCCTCCTCCTCGCCGTCGAAACAGAAGACGACTACGGATTGCGTCGGCGGCGGCGGTGGGTCGTATCTTCAGCTAAGGAGCCGTCGGCTCCAGAAGAAGCCGCCGATTGTAGTGATTCGTCGGAGAAAGAAGCAGCGGAGGGTCCGGAACCCTAACCCTAGCCCTCAAAATCAGGATTCGGGTCGTGGGTCTGGCGGTGGTGACGGGTCTAGGTCCGATTCGGTTGGTGAGAGTGGTGTGTGTGGTAAAGCGAAGGACTTTAACGGTGAAATCAACGTGGCTGAGCTTCAAGGCAGTGAAAG TTTCAACAGGACCACAAGGGAATCCACGCCATGCAGTTTGATGAGAAAACCGGAAAGCCCGGGATCATCCACTAAGCTTAACAATGGTGTAAGTGACAACAGCAACGAGAGAGAAGAGAGTTTGTCAGGCAGCCGTGGTCACCTACCAACCACACCTGAAATGGACGAGTTCTTCTCCGGTGCTGAAGAAGAGCAACAAAAGATATTCATTGACAA GTACAACTTTGATCCTGTGAACGAACAACCACTACCAGGACGGTTTGAATGGAAGAAGGTAGATGATTAG
- the LOC106339604 gene encoding cytochrome b5 isoform B translates to MGEEAKIFTLSEVSEHNHAHDCWIVINAKVYNVTKFLEDHPGGDEVLLSSTGKDATDDFEDVGHSESAREMMEQYYVGEIDPTTIPKKTKYTPPKQPHYNQDKTSEFIIKILQFLVPIAILGLAVGIRIYTKSE, encoded by the exons ATGGGGGAGGAAGCGAAGATCTTCACTCTTTCAGAAGTTTCGGAGCACAATCACGCTCATGACTGCTGGATCGTCATCAATGCAAAG GTGTACAATGTAACCAAGTTCCTTGAAGACCATCCAGGTGGAGATGAAGTCCTCTTGTCTTCAACAG GTAAGGATGCAACGGATGATTTTGAGGACGTGGGGCATAGCGAGAGCGCGAGAGAGATGATGGAACAATACTACGTTGGCGAGATTGATCCCACAACAATCCCAAAGAAGACCAAGTACACACCTCCTAAACAGCCTCACTACAACCAAGACAAGACCTCTGAGTTCATTATCAAGATCCTCCAGTTCCTCGTACCCATCGCCATTCTCGGTTTGGCAGTTGGGATTCGTATCTACACCAAGTCAGAATAG
- the LOC106341990 gene encoding 26S proteasome non-ATPase regulatory subunit 1 homolog A-like isoform X1, giving the protein MAAVMVSSAGGLLAMLNEPQPSLKHHALSHLNNLVDRFWPEISTSVPIIESLYEDEEFDMHQRQLAALLVSKVFYYLGELNDSLSYALGAGPQFDVSEDTDYFHTLLAKAIDEYASLRLKAVESNDMVDIDPRLEAIVERMLQKCITDGKYQQAMGIAIECRRLDKLEEAIVKSDNVQGTLAYCINVSHSFVNRREYRHEVLTLLVKVYQQLPSPDYLSICQCLMFLDEPQGVASILEKLLRSESKDDALLALQIAFDLVENEHQAFLLSVRDRLPAPKTRIVETVQTVEITDAPNENPSGDVQMADGAPAPTPAPAPAPTVVHETDPVDATYAERLTKIKGILSGETSIQLTLQFLYSHNKSDLLILKTIKQSVEMRNSVCHSATIYANAIMHAGTTVDTFLRENLDWLSRATNWAKFSATAGLGVIHRGHLQQGRSLMAPYLPQGGAGGGGSPYSEGGALYALGLIHANHGEGIKQFLRDSLRSTNVEVIQHGACLGLGLSALGTADEEIYDDVKSVLYTDSAVAGEAAGISMGLLLVGTATEKASEMLAYAHETQHEKIIRGLALGIALTVYGREEGADTLIEQMTRDQDPIIRYGGMYALALAYSGTANNKAIRQLLHFAVSDVSDDVRRTAVLALGFVLYSDPEQTPRIVSLLSESYNPHVRYGAALAVGISCAGTGLSEAISLLEPLTSDVVDFVRQGALIAMAMVMVQISEASDSRVGKFRRQLEKIILDKHEDTMSKMGAILASGILDAGGRNVTIRLLSKTKHDKVTAVIGLAVFSQFWYWYPLIYFISLAFSPTAFIGLNYDLKVPKFEFMSHAKPSLFEYPKPTTVPTANTAAKLPTAVLSTSVKAKARAKKDAEQKANAEKASGAEKPVSESGSGKEKEGDSMQVDSTATVEKKAAEPEAAFEILVNPARVVPAQEKYIKLLEDSRYVPVKLAPSGFVLLKDLREHEPEVLSLTDAPTSTASPAAGAAAATQGTTATAMAVDDEPQPPQAFEYAT; this is encoded by the exons ATGGCCGCCGTTATGGTTAGTTCAGCGGGAGGGTTACTGGCAATGCTCAACGAGCCTCAGCCTTCGTTGAAGCATCATGCGCTCTCGCATCTCAACAACTTGGTTGATCGGTTCTGGCCCGAGATCTCCACTAGCGTTCCAATCAT TGAGAGTTTATATGAAGATGAAGAGTTCGATATGCATCAAAGACAGCTTGCTGCTTTGCTGGTGTCTAAG GTTTTCTACTACTTGGGCGAGCTTAATGATTCGTTGTCCTATGCCCTTGGAGCGGGACCCCAGTTTGATGTTTCAGAAGATACTGATTATTTTCATACGCTTCTAG CCAAAGCTATAGATGAATATGCCAGTCTCAGATTAAAGGCAGTCGAGTCAAATGATATGGTGGACATTGATCCCAGGCTGGAGGCCATTGTTGAAAGAATGCTTCAAAA ATGCATCACTGATGGGAAGTATCAACAGGCCATGGGCATTGCGATAGAATGCCGGAGATTGGATAAGTTGGAGGAAGCTATCGTAAAGAGCGATAACGTTCAGGGGACTTTAGCATATTGCATCAATGTTTCTCATTCCTTTGTTAACCGCAGAGAGTATAGACATGAG GTGCTTACTTTACTTGTTAAAGTCTACCAGCAGCTGCCTTCTCCTGATTATTTGAGCATTTGTCAATGCCTCATGTTTTTGGATGAACCACAAGGTGTTGCAAGCATATTGGAGAAGCTTCTTCGCTCAGAGAGCAAGGACGATGCTTTATTGGCGTTGCAAATTGCATTTGATCTTGTAGAGAACGAGCACCAGGCCTTTCTCTTGAGTGTTAGAGATCGCCTCCCTGCTCCCAAAACACGCATTGTAGAAACAGTTCAGACCGTTGAAATCACTGATGCTCCAAATGAGAATCCCTCGGGGGATGTTCAGATGGCGGATGGAGCCCCAGCTCCAACTCCAGCTCCAGCTCCAGCTCCAACCGTTGTGCACGAGACCGATCCAGTTGACGCTACATATGCTGAAAGGCTAACCAAGATTAAGGGAATTTTATCCGGGGAGACATCTATTCAGCTGACTCTTCAGTTTCTTTACAGCCACAACAA GTCGGACTTGCTGATACTGAAGACAATCAAACAGTCTGTTGAGATGCGGAACAGCGTTTGCCACAGTGCTACAATATATGCTAATGCCATCATGCATGCTGGAACTACAGTGGACACTTTTCTTAGAGAAAATTTG GATTGGCTAAGCAGGGCCACCAATTGGGCTAAATTTAGTGCTACGGCGGGATTAGGTGTTATTCACAGAGGTCACCTGCAACAGGGTAG GTCATTGATGGCTCCATACTTGCCTCAGGGAGGAGCAGGTGGTGGTGGAAGTCCTTATTCGGAAGGAGGAGCTTTGTACGCCCTCGGCCTCATTCATGCGAACCATGGGGAGGGCATCAAACAGTTTCTTCGTGACAGCTTACGCAGTACCAATGTTGAG GTCATTCAACATGGTGCTTGCTTAGGTCTTGGGTTGTCAGCACTTGGGACAGCTGATGAAGAGATATATGATGACGTCAAAAGCGTGCTTTATACTGACAGTGCGGTTGCTGGTGAAGCTGCTGGCATCAGCATGGGTTTATTGTTGGTTGGAACTGCGACTGAGAAGGCAAGTGAGATGCTCGCTTATGCTCATGAGACACAGCATGAGAAGATAATAAG GGGATTGGCTCTAGGCATAGCTCTTACAGTATACGGAAGAGAAGAAGGAGCCGACACTTTGATTGAGCAGATGACTAGAGATCAAGATCCTATCATCCGTTATGGTGGCATGTACGCATTGGCATTGGCTTACAGTGGAACAGCAAACAATAAGGCAATTCGCCAATTGCTACACTTTGCTGTATCTGATGTTAGTGATGATGTTAGAAGGACTGCCGTTCTGGCACTTGGATTTGTCTTGTACTCTGATCCAGAACAG ACTCCTCGTATTGTATCATTACTTTCTGAGTCGTACAACCCACATGTTCGCTATGGAGCGGCACTTGCAGTCGGTATTTCATGTGCAGGCACTGGCCTCAGCGAAGCAATATCCTTGTTGGAGCCGCTTACATCAGATGTGGTTGACTTTGTTCGTCAAGGTGCTTTGATTGCAATGGCCATGGTGATGGTCCAAATCAGCGAAGCAAGCGATTCTCGTGTTGGAAAATTCAG GCGCCAACTTGAGAAGATCATACTCGACAAGCACGAAGATACAATGAGCAAGATGGGAGCGATTCTGGCCTCTGGTATCCTCGACGCTGGTGGTAGGAACGTTACTATAAGATTGCTCTCTAAGACCAAACACGACAAAGTGACTGCTGTTATTGGCCTCGCTGTCTTCAGCCAGTTTTGGTATTGGTACCCTCTGATCTACTTCATTAGCTTGGCCTTCTCACCAACGGCTTTCATCGGTTTAAACTACGACCTTAAGGTCCCAAAGTTTGAGTTCATGTCACATGCAAAACCGTCTTTGTTTGAGTACCCAAAACCAACCACAGTGCCTACAGCCAATACAGCTGCCAAACTTCCAACTGCTGTTCTCTCGACCTCTGTTAAAGCCAAAGCTAGGGCTAAGAAAGATGCAGAGCAGAAAGCTAATGCTGAAAAAGCATCTGGTGCTGAAAAGCCTGTCAGTGAAAGTGGATCCGGAAAAGAGAAGGAAGGAGACTCTATGCAG GTTGATAGCACAGCAACAGTGGAGAAGAAAGCTGCGGAGCCAGAGGCAGCTTTTGAGATTCTTGTAAACCCAGCTAGAGTAGTCCCAGCTCAAGAGAAATACATAAAGTTACTTGAAGACAGCAGATACGTACCAGTGAAGCTAGCTCCATCGGGTTTCGTTCTTCTCAAAGACTTGCGTGAACACGAGCCAGAGGTTCTCTCTCTGACCGATGCACCAACTTCAACAGCTTCTCCTGCAGCTGGTGCAGCTGCGGCTACACAAGGAACCACAGCCACTGCTATGGCTGTAGATGATGAGCCACAACCTCCACAGGCCTTCGAGTACGCTACCTGA
- the LOC106341990 gene encoding 26S proteasome non-ATPase regulatory subunit 1 homolog A-like isoform X2: protein MAAVMVSSAGGLLAMLNEPQPSLKHHALSHLNNLVDRFWPEISTSVPIIESLYEDEEFDMHQRQLAALLVSKVFYYLGELNDSLSYALGAGPQFDVSEDTDYFHTLLAKAIDEYASLRLKAVESNDMVDIDPRLEAIVERMLQKCITDGKYQQAMGIAIECRRLDKLEEAIVKSDNVQGTLAYCINVSHSFVNRREYRHEVLTLLVKVYQQLPSPDYLSICQCLMFLDEPQGVASILEKLLRSESKDDALLALQIAFDLVENEHQAFLLSVRDRLPAPKTRIVETVQTVEITDAPNENPSGDVQMADGAPAPTPAPAPAPTVVHETDPVDATYAERLTKIKGILSGETSIQLTLQFLYSHNKSDLLILKTIKQSVEMRNSVCHSATIYANAIMHAGTTVDTFLRENLDWLSRATNWAKFSATAGLGVIHRGHLQQGRSLMAPYLPQGGAGGGGSPYSEGGALYALGLIHANHGEGIKQFLRDSLRSTNVEVIQHGACLGLGLSALGTADEEIYDDVKSVLYTDSAVAGEAAGISMGLLLVGTATEKASEMLAYAHETQHEKIIRGLALGIALTVYGREEGADTLIEQMTRDQDPIIRYGGMYALALAYSGTANNKAIRQLLHFAVSDVSDDVRRTAVLALGFVLYSDPEQTPRIVSLLSESYNPHVRYGAALAVGISCAGTGLSEAISLLEPLTSDVVDFVRQGALIAMAMVMVQISEASDSRVGKFRRQLEKIILDKHEDTMSKMGAILASGILDAGGRNVTIRLLSKTKHDKVTAVIGLAVFSQFWYWYPLIYFISLAFSPTAFIGLNYDLKVPKFEFMSHAKPSLFEYPKPTTVPTANTAAKLPTAVLSTSVKAKARAKKDAEQKANAEKASGAEKPVSESGSGKEKEGDSMQVDSTATVEKKAAEPEAAFEILVNPARVVPAQEKYIKLLEDSRYVPVKLAPSGFVLLKDLREHEPEVLSLTDAPTSTASPAAGAAAATQGTTATAMAVDDEPQPPQAFEYAT from the exons ATGGCCGCCGTTATGGTTAGTTCAGCGGGAGGGTTACTGGCAATGCTCAACGAGCCTCAGCCTTCGTTGAAGCATCATGCGCTCTCGCATCTCAACAACTTGGTTGATCGGTTCTGGCCCGAGATCTCCACTAGCGTTCCAATCAT TGAGAGTTTATATGAAGATGAAGAGTTCGATATGCATCAAAGACAGCTTGCTGCTTTGCTGGTGTCTAAG GTTTTCTACTACTTGGGCGAGCTTAATGATTCGTTGTCCTATGCCCTTGGAGCGGGACCCCAGTTTGATGTTTCAGAAGATACTGATTATTTTCATACGCTTCTAG CCAAAGCTATAGATGAATATGCCAGTCTCAGATTAAAGGCAGTCGAGTCAAATGATATGGTGGACATTGATCCCAGGCTGGAGGCCATTGTTGAAAGAATGCTTCAAAA ATGCATCACTGATGGGAAGTATCAACAGGCCATGGGCATTGCGATAGAATGCCGGAGATTGGATAAGTTGGAGGAAGCTATCGTAAAGAGCGATAACGTTCAGGGGACTTTAGCATATTGCATCAATGTTTCTCATTCCTTTGTTAACCGCAGAGAGTATAGACATGAG GTGCTTACTTTACTTGTTAAAGTCTACCAGCAGCTGCCTTCTCCTGATTATTTGAGCATTTGTCAATGCCTCATGTTTTTGGATGAACCACAAGGTGTTGCAAGCATATTGGAGAAGCTTCTTCGCTCAGAGAGCAAGGACGATGCTTTATTGGCGTTGCAAATTGCATTTGATCTTGTAGAGAACGAGCACCAGGCCTTTCTCTTGAGTGTTAGAGATCGCCTCCCTGCTCCCAAAACACGCATTGTAGAAACAGTTCAGACCGTTGAAATCACTGATGCTCCAAATGAGAATCCCTCGGGGGATGTTCAGATGGCGGATGGAGCCCCAGCTCCAACTCCAGCTCCAGCTCCAGCTCCAACCGTTGTGCACGAGACCGATCCAGTTGACGCTACATATGCTGAAAGGCTAACCAAGATTAAGGGAATTTTATCCGGGGAGACATCTATTCAGCTGACTCTTCAGTTTCTTTACAGCCACAACAA GTCGGACTTGCTGATACTGAAGACAATCAAACAGTCTGTTGAGATGCGGAACAGCGTTTGCCACAGTGCTACAATATATGCTAATGCCATCATGCATGCTGGAACTACAGTGGACACTTTTCTTAGAGAAAATTTG GATTGGCTAAGCAGGGCCACCAATTGGGCTAAATTTAGTGCTACGGCGGGATTAGGTGTTATTCACAGAGGTCACCTGCAACAGGGTAGGTCATTGATGGCTCCATACTTGCCTCAGGGAGGAGCAGGTGGTGGTGGAAGTCCTTATTCGGAAGGAGGAGCTTTGTACGCCCTCGGCCTCATTCATGCGAACCATGGGGAGGGCATCAAACAGTTTCTTCGTGACAGCTTACGCAGTACCAATGTTGAG GTCATTCAACATGGTGCTTGCTTAGGTCTTGGGTTGTCAGCACTTGGGACAGCTGATGAAGAGATATATGATGACGTCAAAAGCGTGCTTTATACTGACAGTGCGGTTGCTGGTGAAGCTGCTGGCATCAGCATGGGTTTATTGTTGGTTGGAACTGCGACTGAGAAGGCAAGTGAGATGCTCGCTTATGCTCATGAGACACAGCATGAGAAGATAATAAG GGGATTGGCTCTAGGCATAGCTCTTACAGTATACGGAAGAGAAGAAGGAGCCGACACTTTGATTGAGCAGATGACTAGAGATCAAGATCCTATCATCCGTTATGGTGGCATGTACGCATTGGCATTGGCTTACAGTGGAACAGCAAACAATAAGGCAATTCGCCAATTGCTACACTTTGCTGTATCTGATGTTAGTGATGATGTTAGAAGGACTGCCGTTCTGGCACTTGGATTTGTCTTGTACTCTGATCCAGAACAG ACTCCTCGTATTGTATCATTACTTTCTGAGTCGTACAACCCACATGTTCGCTATGGAGCGGCACTTGCAGTCGGTATTTCATGTGCAGGCACTGGCCTCAGCGAAGCAATATCCTTGTTGGAGCCGCTTACATCAGATGTGGTTGACTTTGTTCGTCAAGGTGCTTTGATTGCAATGGCCATGGTGATGGTCCAAATCAGCGAAGCAAGCGATTCTCGTGTTGGAAAATTCAG GCGCCAACTTGAGAAGATCATACTCGACAAGCACGAAGATACAATGAGCAAGATGGGAGCGATTCTGGCCTCTGGTATCCTCGACGCTGGTGGTAGGAACGTTACTATAAGATTGCTCTCTAAGACCAAACACGACAAAGTGACTGCTGTTATTGGCCTCGCTGTCTTCAGCCAGTTTTGGTATTGGTACCCTCTGATCTACTTCATTAGCTTGGCCTTCTCACCAACGGCTTTCATCGGTTTAAACTACGACCTTAAGGTCCCAAAGTTTGAGTTCATGTCACATGCAAAACCGTCTTTGTTTGAGTACCCAAAACCAACCACAGTGCCTACAGCCAATACAGCTGCCAAACTTCCAACTGCTGTTCTCTCGACCTCTGTTAAAGCCAAAGCTAGGGCTAAGAAAGATGCAGAGCAGAAAGCTAATGCTGAAAAAGCATCTGGTGCTGAAAAGCCTGTCAGTGAAAGTGGATCCGGAAAAGAGAAGGAAGGAGACTCTATGCAG GTTGATAGCACAGCAACAGTGGAGAAGAAAGCTGCGGAGCCAGAGGCAGCTTTTGAGATTCTTGTAAACCCAGCTAGAGTAGTCCCAGCTCAAGAGAAATACATAAAGTTACTTGAAGACAGCAGATACGTACCAGTGAAGCTAGCTCCATCGGGTTTCGTTCTTCTCAAAGACTTGCGTGAACACGAGCCAGAGGTTCTCTCTCTGACCGATGCACCAACTTCAACAGCTTCTCCTGCAGCTGGTGCAGCTGCGGCTACACAAGGAACCACAGCCACTGCTATGGCTGTAGATGATGAGCCACAACCTCCACAGGCCTTCGAGTACGCTACCTGA
- the LOC106341488 gene encoding xyloglucan galactosyltransferase KATAMARI1 homolog, which translates to MKKFNPRKRKVARKQSPNLLIYILPTLLFWVLFVPRINQTVTYLFPSYQETLNITLKTKHEEIDTCAGRYVYIHNLPSRFNEDLIESCESYAELRNKCKYLVNSGFGPPILEDEHNHTVRVLTTETDSWYSTNQFMLEVIFREKMRHYECLTNDSSLSSAVFVPFYAGFDGRRFWGYNVKLRDELGEDLAQWLRERPEWTKMHGRDHFFVTGRVGRDFRRVSDQDSDWGNKLMRLPEFENMTMLSIETNSCSNEFAVPYPTYFHPKTKTEVRTWQRQVRTVQRRYLFSFVGAPRPEMEESIRGEVIKQCLASQERCKFLNCDTPSKDCGNPVKAMEVFQDSVFCLQPPGDTTTRRSTFDSVLAGCIPVFFRLNSAQYKWHFPVDHTKYSVYISEDDVRDGKVSIEKILSMINEEDVLSMRNEVEKIIPKIIYAKPGAVGPEKNEDAFEIAVSRVLERVSSLFKNQDNDQNLGMT; encoded by the coding sequence ATGAAGAAATTCAATCCAAGAAAGAGAAAGGTTGCGAGGAAACAATCTCCAAATCTTTTGATATACATCTTACCAACACTTTTGTTCTGGGTACTCTTTGTCCCTCGCATCAATCAAACCGTAACCTATCTCTTTCCTTCCTACCAAGAAACCCTAAACATCACTCTAAAGACTAAACATGAAGAAATAGATACTTGCGCCGGAAGGTACGTCTATATCCACAATCTCCCCAGTAGATTCAATGAGGATTTGATCGAAAGTTGTGAATCATATGCCGAGTTACGCAATAAGTGTAAGTACCTGGTTAACTCTGGTTTCGGTCCACCGATCTTAGAGGATGAACATAACCACACAGTTCGTGTATTAACCACCGAGACCGATTCTTGGTACTCGACCAATCAGTTCATGCTTGAAGTTATCTTCAGAGAGAAGATGAGACACTACGAGTGTTTGACTAACGACTCATCCCTCTCTTCTGCAGTCTTCGTCCCGTTCTACGCTGGCTTCGACGGGAGACGCTTTTGGGGATACAACGTGAAGCTCAGAGACGAACTCGGTGAAGATCTAGCTCAATGGCTTAGGGAGAGACCTGAGTGGACGAAAATGCACGGACGAGATCACTTCTTTGTCACAGGAAGGGTTGGTCGGGATTTTAGAAGGGTGTCTGATCAAGATTCAGACTGGGGAAACAAGCTCATGAGGTTGCCTGAGTTTGAGAACATGACGATGTTATCTATCGAGACAAACTCTTGTAGCAACGAGTTTGCGGTTCCTTATCCAACGTACTTCCATCCAAAGACCAAAACCGAGGTTAGGACATGGCAGAGGCAAGTGAGAACGGTTCAGAGACGATACTTATTCTCGTTCGTCGGAGCTCCAAGGCCGGAGATGGAGGAATCTATAAGAGGAGAGGTTATAAAACAGTGCCTTGCGTCACAAGAAAGATGCAAGTTTCTTAACTGTGACACACCAAGTAAAGATTGTGGTAACCCGGTTAAGGCGATGGAAGTGTTTCAAGATTCGGTTTTCTGTTTACAACCACCAGGAGATACAACTACAAGGAGATCAACGTTTGATTCGGTTTTAGCCGGTTGTATACCGGTTTTCTTTAGACTCAATTCTGCTCAGTACAAGTGGCATTTCCCGGTTGATCATACCAAGTATTCGGTTTACATTTCGGAAGATGATGTGAGAGACGGTAAGGTTAGTATTGAGAAGATATTGAGTATGATTAATGAAGAAGATGTTTTGAGTATGAGGAATGAGGTTGAGAAGATTATACCGAAGATTATCTATGCCAAACCGGGGGCTGTTGGACCGGAGAAGAATGAAGATGCGTTTGAAATTGCGGTGAGTAGGGTTCTTGAGAGAGTGTCTTCATTATTCAAGAATCAAGATAATGACCAAAATCTAGGAATGACATAA